One segment of Acidobacteriota bacterium DNA contains the following:
- the topA gene encoding type I DNA topoisomerase, with protein MSTDTKHLVIVESPAKANTISRFLGDEYQVEASYGHVRDLPQNAKEIPAAVRKQTWARLGVNVDGGFEPLYVVPADKKKHVKRMKDALKKADRLLLATDEDREGESISWHVLELLDPKGAVDVERIVFHEVTPEAIRKALDNPRKVNENLVRAQEARRVLDRLYGYSLSPLLWKRVAPGLSAGRVQSVAVRLLVERERSRIAFRSSTYWDLKAGLAAEDGRFKSRLARVGDRRLADGKSFDSATGKLAKKEHLLLDEKAAKALAGGAAEAAPWKVTSLDKKPGQQRPAPPFITSTLQQEANRKLRFSARRTMSAAQRLYEGVDLGGERIGLITYMRTDSVSLAGRAVEQAREVIAKAYGEDFLPPQANTYKTKAKGAQEAHEAIRPTDLGRRPQDVKKFLDADQYRLYELIWMRTIACQMLPARFERTQVEVTVEVDGDALVFAASGRRIVFPGFLRAYVEGTDDPEGELGDQETLLPALEVGMDLQPLSVEAEGHSTKPPFRFTEASLVKQLEEAGIGRPSTYASIISTVQDRGYVFKKGNELIPTFTAFCVTELLEKQFRDLVDTEFTAHMEDDLDEIAAGQKDWDGLVAEFFLGEGGDPGLQQRVEEGEVIYPAMEIGKDPESGDELVVKIGRYGAYLRRGEGGKENSVSLPEDLPPADLTVAKAVDLLRARQADDEPIAQHPSGRDVFLKTGRFGPYLEVAQTEAEKEAKEKPQRVSLPKGLDVGDVTPEIATRLASLPRELGPHPESGEVITTAIGRYGPYVKHQKDFRSLSSWQEACDIELPAALEILAQPKKGRGRQQRTVLKDLGEPEGADGPLKVLDGRYGPYVTDGKVNASLPRGSKAEDLTVDVALELLAARRNAPKKTRRRR; from the coding sequence ATGAGCACAGACACCAAGCATCTCGTCATCGTCGAGTCCCCCGCCAAGGCGAACACCATCAGCCGCTTCCTGGGGGATGAATACCAGGTGGAGGCGAGCTACGGCCACGTGCGGGACCTGCCGCAGAACGCCAAGGAAATTCCCGCCGCCGTCCGCAAGCAGACCTGGGCGCGCCTCGGAGTCAACGTCGACGGCGGTTTCGAGCCGCTCTATGTCGTACCGGCGGACAAGAAGAAGCACGTCAAGCGCATGAAGGACGCCCTGAAGAAGGCGGATCGCCTGCTCCTCGCGACGGATGAAGACCGCGAGGGAGAGAGCATCAGTTGGCACGTGCTGGAGTTGCTCGATCCGAAAGGCGCCGTGGACGTGGAACGCATCGTCTTCCACGAGGTGACGCCGGAGGCGATCCGCAAAGCCCTGGACAATCCCCGCAAGGTCAACGAAAACCTGGTGCGGGCGCAGGAGGCGCGCCGGGTGCTCGACCGCCTCTACGGCTACTCCCTGTCGCCGCTCTTGTGGAAGCGGGTGGCGCCGGGGTTGTCCGCCGGACGGGTGCAGAGCGTGGCGGTACGGCTGTTGGTGGAGCGCGAGCGGTCCCGTATCGCCTTCCGCTCCTCGACCTACTGGGACCTGAAGGCCGGTTTGGCGGCAGAGGACGGGCGCTTCAAGAGCCGCTTGGCGCGGGTGGGAGATCGCCGCCTGGCGGACGGAAAGAGTTTCGACTCGGCCACCGGCAAGCTGGCGAAGAAAGAGCACCTTCTGCTCGACGAAAAGGCCGCCAAGGCCCTCGCCGGCGGCGCCGCCGAAGCCGCCCCTTGGAAGGTCACCTCCCTCGACAAGAAGCCCGGCCAGCAGCGGCCGGCGCCGCCCTTCATCACGTCCACCCTGCAGCAGGAGGCGAATCGCAAACTGCGTTTTTCCGCTCGCCGCACGATGAGCGCGGCGCAGCGCCTGTACGAAGGCGTGGACCTCGGCGGCGAGCGTATCGGTCTGATCACCTATATGCGTACCGACAGCGTGAGCCTGGCCGGGCGTGCCGTGGAGCAGGCCCGGGAGGTGATCGCCAAGGCCTACGGTGAGGACTTCCTTCCGCCCCAAGCCAATACCTACAAGACCAAGGCGAAGGGTGCCCAGGAGGCCCACGAGGCGATTCGTCCGACGGATCTTGGCCGCCGCCCGCAGGACGTCAAGAAGTTCCTGGACGCGGACCAATACCGCCTCTACGAGCTGATCTGGATGCGCACCATCGCCTGCCAGATGTTGCCGGCCAGATTCGAGCGCACCCAGGTGGAGGTGACCGTGGAGGTAGACGGCGACGCGCTGGTGTTTGCCGCCTCCGGCCGCCGCATCGTCTTTCCGGGCTTCTTGCGGGCCTACGTCGAAGGCACCGATGATCCGGAAGGCGAGTTGGGCGATCAGGAAACCCTGCTGCCGGCCCTGGAAGTGGGCATGGATCTCCAGCCGCTGTCCGTCGAGGCGGAAGGCCACAGCACCAAGCCGCCTTTCCGCTTCACCGAAGCGAGCCTGGTCAAGCAGCTCGAAGAGGCCGGCATCGGCCGCCCGTCGACCTACGCTTCGATCATCAGCACGGTGCAGGACCGCGGCTATGTGTTCAAGAAGGGCAACGAGCTGATTCCCACCTTCACCGCCTTCTGCGTCACGGAGCTGCTCGAGAAGCAGTTTCGGGATCTGGTGGACACGGAATTCACCGCCCACATGGAGGACGACCTCGACGAGATCGCCGCCGGCCAAAAGGATTGGGACGGCCTGGTGGCCGAGTTTTTCCTCGGGGAAGGCGGCGATCCCGGCCTGCAGCAGCGGGTGGAGGAGGGCGAGGTGATCTACCCGGCGATGGAGATCGGCAAGGACCCGGAGTCCGGCGACGAGCTGGTGGTCAAGATCGGCCGCTACGGCGCCTACCTGCGGCGCGGCGAGGGCGGCAAGGAAAACTCCGTCAGCCTGCCGGAAGACCTGCCGCCGGCGGACCTCACCGTCGCCAAGGCGGTAGACCTGCTGCGCGCCCGTCAGGCGGACGACGAGCCCATCGCCCAGCATCCATCCGGGCGCGACGTGTTCTTGAAGACCGGCCGCTTCGGCCCCTACCTGGAAGTCGCCCAAACGGAGGCGGAAAAGGAGGCGAAGGAAAAGCCGCAGCGGGTCTCCCTTCCGAAGGGCCTCGACGTCGGCGATGTGACGCCGGAGATTGCCACCCGCCTGGCGTCGCTACCCCGCGAGCTGGGGCCGCACCCGGAGTCCGGTGAGGTCATCACCACCGCTATCGGCCGCTACGGTCCCTACGTCAAGCATCAGAAGGACTTTCGCAGCCTCTCTTCGTGGCAGGAAGCCTGCGACATCGAGCTGCCGGCGGCGCTCGAAATCCTCGCCCAGCCGAAGAAGGGGCGCGGCCGCCAGCAGCGCACGGTGTTGAAGGATCTCGGTGAGCCGGAAGGAGCCGACGGCCCCTTGAAGGTGCTCGACGGGCGCTACGGTCCCTACGTAACGGACGGCAAGGTCAACGCCTCCCTGCCCAGGGGCTCGAAGGCCGAAGACTTGACCGTCGATGTCGCCCTCGAACTCCTCGCCGCCCGCCGCAACGCGCCGAAGAAAACCCGCCGCCGCCGCTAG
- the trmFO gene encoding methylenetetrahydrofolate--tRNA-(uracil(54)-C(5))-methyltransferase (FADH(2)-oxidizing) TrmFO, with product MTSPVEIVGGGLAGSECAFQLAERGVPVVLHEMRPGRATPAHKTDRFAELVCSNSFRSDDPFHAAGLLKREMESFDSLIIACARGAAVPAGGALAMDRDRFAAAVSERLESHPRIEIRRGEVRTLPHGDAVIATGPLTSPAMAEALQELLGEEYLYFYDSIAPIVDAESLDMEQLFWQSRYGKGDGDDYLNAGLDRAQYAVFYEALTGAEVLPLHDFEKGLFFEGCMPIEELARRGVDTLRFGCMKPVGLTAPDGRRFHAVLQLRRENLAKTHFNLVGFQSRMKWPEQKRVFRLIPGLETVEIVRYGQIHRNTFINSPTHLDKLYRLKARPRLRLAGQITGVEGYLESAATGLLIALYTVLERDGRTFEPLPASTALGALARHLTESEAKRFQPANVNYGLFDELTERVPKKERRQAYVARAQKALRDWRKAHSLDAAVTA from the coding sequence ATGACCTCCCCGGTGGAAATCGTCGGCGGCGGCCTCGCCGGTTCCGAATGCGCCTTCCAGCTCGCCGAGCGCGGAGTGCCGGTAGTGCTGCACGAAATGCGGCCGGGGCGCGCCACCCCCGCCCACAAAACGGACCGCTTCGCCGAGCTGGTGTGCAGCAATTCCTTTCGCAGCGATGACCCGTTCCATGCGGCGGGTCTCCTCAAGCGCGAGATGGAGTCCTTCGATTCGCTGATCATCGCCTGCGCCCGGGGCGCGGCGGTACCGGCCGGCGGCGCCCTGGCAATGGATCGCGATCGCTTCGCCGCGGCGGTGAGCGAACGCCTGGAAAGCCATCCCCGCATCGAAATCCGCCGGGGCGAGGTGCGGACCCTGCCGCACGGCGATGCGGTGATCGCCACCGGACCGCTGACGTCCCCGGCGATGGCCGAGGCGCTACAGGAACTCCTCGGCGAGGAGTACCTCTACTTCTACGACTCCATCGCCCCCATCGTCGACGCCGAGAGCCTCGACATGGAGCAGCTCTTCTGGCAGTCGCGCTACGGTAAGGGCGACGGCGATGACTATTTGAATGCCGGCCTCGACCGCGCGCAGTACGCGGTCTTCTACGAAGCGCTGACCGGCGCTGAAGTATTGCCTCTCCACGACTTCGAGAAGGGCCTTTTCTTCGAGGGCTGCATGCCGATCGAAGAACTCGCCCGCCGCGGCGTCGACACCCTGCGCTTTGGCTGCATGAAGCCGGTGGGCCTGACGGCACCGGACGGCCGGCGCTTCCACGCGGTGCTGCAGCTGCGGCGCGAAAACCTGGCCAAGACCCATTTCAATCTGGTGGGCTTCCAGTCGCGCATGAAGTGGCCGGAGCAGAAGCGGGTGTTCCGCCTGATCCCGGGGCTGGAGACGGTCGAGATCGTCCGCTACGGGCAGATCCACCGCAACACCTTCATCAACTCCCCCACCCACCTCGACAAGCTCTATCGCCTGAAAGCGCGCCCGAGGCTGCGGCTGGCCGGCCAGATCACCGGCGTCGAGGGGTATCTGGAATCGGCGGCGACGGGCCTGCTGATCGCTCTCTATACGGTTCTGGAACGGGACGGACGAACCTTCGAGCCGCTGCCGGCGAGCACCGCCTTGGGCGCCCTCGCCCGGCACTTGACGGAGTCCGAGGCCAAGCGCTTCCAGCCGGCCAACGTCAACTACGGGCTGTTCGACGAACTGACCGAGCGGGTGCCCAAGAAAGAGCGCCGGCAGGCCTACGTGGCGCGAGCCCAGAAAGCCCTGCGGGATTGGAGGAAAGCCCACTCCCTCGATGCCGCCGTCACGGCCTGA
- the xerC gene encoding tyrosine recombinase XerC — translation MRRLIEDFLDHLALDRNLSPHTLRAYRTDLEGFLGFLAQDFLAIAPAELTPEAVDGQGVRAYLAARHRDGVSRRTQARALSAIKSLFRWACRRGVLASNPAAAVPTPKTPKTLPRHLRPEEIEQLLGFTSSAPGEEDPLALRDRALLEVLYASGLRVSELVGLDWPDLDLAARVLRVLGKGGRERMVPFGREGERALRQWLAVWESVRQPAERADDSSEPVFLNYRGGRLSARSVRRVIDKRVEGAALAAGVHPHTLRHTFATHLLESGADLRAIQELLGHRSLSTTERYTHVEIERLLSVYRDAHPRARRE, via the coding sequence ATGCGCCGCCTCATCGAGGACTTTCTCGACCACCTCGCCCTCGACCGCAATCTGTCGCCGCATACCCTGCGCGCCTACCGGACAGACCTCGAGGGGTTTCTTGGTTTTCTGGCCCAGGACTTCCTCGCCATCGCTCCGGCGGAGCTGACGCCGGAAGCGGTGGACGGCCAAGGGGTGCGGGCGTACCTCGCCGCCCGCCACCGGGACGGGGTCAGCCGGCGCACCCAGGCCCGGGCCCTGTCGGCGATCAAGAGCCTGTTCCGCTGGGCCTGCCGCCGCGGGGTGCTCGCCAGCAATCCGGCCGCCGCGGTGCCGACGCCGAAGACCCCCAAGACCCTGCCGCGCCATCTGCGGCCGGAAGAGATCGAGCAACTGCTGGGGTTCACCTCGAGCGCGCCGGGTGAGGAGGATCCCCTCGCCCTGCGCGATCGGGCGCTCCTCGAGGTGCTCTACGCCAGTGGCCTGCGGGTGAGCGAACTGGTGGGCCTCGACTGGCCGGACCTCGATCTCGCCGCCCGGGTCTTGCGGGTACTCGGCAAAGGCGGCCGGGAGCGCATGGTGCCTTTTGGCCGCGAAGGCGAACGGGCGCTTCGCCAATGGTTGGCCGTGTGGGAGTCCGTCCGACAGCCGGCGGAGCGCGCCGACGATTCCAGCGAGCCGGTATTCCTCAACTATCGCGGCGGCCGCCTGAGCGCCCGCTCGGTGCGGCGGGTGATCGACAAGCGGGTGGAGGGAGCCGCCCTGGCCGCCGGCGTTCACCCGCATACGCTGCGCCACACCTTCGCCACTCACCTGCTGGAGAGCGGCGCGGATCTGCGCGCCATCCAGGAGCTTTTGGGCCATCGCTCGCTCTCCACCACCGAGCGCTATACTCACGTCGAAATCGAGCGCCTCCTGTCCGTATACCGGGATGCGCATCCTCGCGCTCGACGAGAGTGA
- the hslV gene encoding ATP-dependent protease subunit HslV — MSDFHATTVLMVRRNGRVCMASDGQVTLNNTVIKAGAAKVRRAGDGGVLVGFAGGAADGLALFSRLEGKLEEYSGNLERAVVELAKDWRTDRAMRQLQAQMVVSDVDKSFLLNGAGDLMQPDLMDAGGDGVLAIGSGGHFALAAARALLSHTDLSAAEVVREAMAVAADICVFTNDQLTLEELSDGD; from the coding sequence ATGAGTGACTTTCATGCAACGACCGTGCTCATGGTGCGTCGCAATGGCCGAGTGTGCATGGCCAGCGACGGCCAGGTCACGTTGAACAATACGGTGATCAAAGCCGGCGCCGCCAAGGTGCGGCGGGCCGGTGACGGTGGTGTTTTGGTCGGTTTCGCCGGTGGCGCCGCCGATGGACTGGCGCTGTTCTCGCGCCTCGAAGGCAAGCTGGAGGAATACAGCGGCAACCTGGAGCGGGCGGTGGTCGAACTCGCCAAAGACTGGCGGACGGACCGCGCGATGCGCCAGCTCCAGGCCCAGATGGTGGTGTCCGACGTCGACAAGAGCTTCCTTTTGAACGGCGCCGGCGATCTGATGCAGCCGGACCTGATGGATGCCGGAGGGGATGGCGTCCTGGCGATCGGCTCCGGCGGGCACTTTGCCTTGGCCGCCGCTCGCGCGCTGCTCTCCCACACGGACCTCTCCGCCGCCGAGGTAGTGCGCGAAGCGATGGCCGTGGCGGCCGACATCTGTGTCTTCACCAACGACCAACTCACCCTCGAGGAGCTCTCCGATGGCGATTGA
- the hslU gene encoding ATP-dependent protease ATPase subunit HslU yields MAIEISEVSLALEDMTPREIVAELDKYVVGQHDAKRAVAIALRNRWRRQQLDPEMAEEVAPKNILMIGPTGVGKTEIARRLARLAKAPFIKVEASKFTEVGYVGRDVESMVRDLVEIAFAMVREEKRAAVQEEAASRAEDRLLQLLVPSRPAVGYGSGYAGALSSLSRYGEPEEKEEPEEDDTQETREKFRQKLREGKLDNRQVEIEVEESAYPSFEMFTPQGVEEVGVNVKDMLPGLFGGRRRKQQVTVADAREILAQQEAEKLIDRQQVAREARGRVEQGGMIFLDEIDKVAGREGGRGPDVSREGVQRDLLPIVEGTTVTTKYGMVKTDHILFIAAGAFHVSKPSDLIPELQGRFPIRVELNALTEHDFVRILTEPEAALTKQYEALMGTEGLTLSFTDDAVEEIAKLAVEVNSSTENIGARRLATLVERLLDEVSFEAPAMDGATVKVDASYVRKYLADVVKDRDLSRYVL; encoded by the coding sequence ATGGCGATTGAGATCTCAGAAGTGAGCCTCGCCCTCGAGGACATGACGCCACGGGAGATCGTGGCGGAACTCGACAAGTATGTGGTCGGCCAGCACGACGCGAAGCGCGCCGTCGCCATCGCGCTGCGCAACCGCTGGCGCCGCCAGCAGCTCGATCCGGAAATGGCCGAAGAGGTGGCGCCCAAGAACATTCTGATGATCGGCCCTACCGGTGTCGGCAAGACGGAGATCGCGCGCCGTCTGGCGCGCCTTGCCAAGGCGCCGTTCATCAAGGTCGAGGCCTCGAAGTTCACCGAAGTCGGCTATGTTGGCCGCGACGTCGAATCGATGGTGCGCGACCTGGTCGAAATCGCCTTCGCCATGGTGCGCGAGGAGAAGCGCGCCGCGGTGCAGGAAGAGGCCGCCTCGCGGGCCGAGGATCGCCTGCTGCAGTTGCTGGTGCCATCGCGCCCGGCAGTGGGCTACGGCAGCGGCTATGCCGGCGCGCTGAGCAGCCTGAGCCGCTACGGCGAGCCCGAGGAGAAAGAAGAACCGGAGGAAGACGACACCCAGGAGACGCGGGAGAAGTTCCGCCAGAAGCTTCGGGAAGGCAAGCTCGACAACCGCCAGGTGGAGATCGAAGTCGAGGAGTCGGCCTATCCGAGCTTCGAGATGTTCACCCCGCAGGGAGTGGAAGAGGTGGGCGTCAACGTCAAGGACATGCTGCCGGGCCTCTTTGGCGGCCGCCGGCGCAAGCAGCAGGTGACCGTCGCCGATGCGCGCGAGATCCTCGCCCAGCAGGAAGCCGAAAAGCTGATCGACCGCCAGCAGGTGGCGCGCGAAGCGCGCGGCCGGGTCGAGCAGGGCGGCATGATCTTCCTGGACGAGATCGACAAGGTGGCCGGCCGGGAAGGCGGCCGCGGACCGGACGTCTCTCGCGAAGGGGTGCAGCGCGACCTGCTGCCGATCGTCGAGGGCACCACCGTCACCACCAAATACGGCATGGTGAAAACGGACCACATCCTGTTCATCGCCGCCGGCGCCTTCCACGTCAGCAAACCCTCGGATCTGATTCCGGAACTGCAGGGCCGCTTCCCCATACGGGTTGAATTGAACGCCTTGACGGAGCACGACTTCGTGCGCATTCTCACCGAGCCGGAGGCGGCCCTCACCAAGCAGTACGAGGCGCTGATGGGCACCGAAGGGCTGACCCTGTCGTTCACCGACGACGCCGTCGAGGAAATCGCCAAGCTGGCCGTGGAGGTCAACTCGTCAACCGAGAACATCGGCGCCCGGCGCCTCGCCACGCTGGTCGAGCGGCTGCTCGACGAAGTCTCCTTCGAGGCCCCGGCGATGGACGGCGCCACCGTCAAGGTGGACGCCAGCTATGTGCGCAAGTACCTGGCCGACGTGGTCAAAGACCGGGATCTCTCGCGCTATGTCCTGTAA
- a CDS encoding fibronectin type III domain-containing protein, with protein sequence MSCKPMHSPRPHFGLALLLAALLPTTGCGKQGDPLPPLRTIPAPAQELAVQQRGSELMISFEYPNRTTSGAALAGIDEIELWQLERAAILPPPPPPPAEETAEEEAPQEAAPEEPAAEIEASGEGSNDAEEPVPPASESASDPPAEDPTAQYQLPSVEAREFAGAATRRLSLRGEDLQDAVEGSRIALRLPYTPSVDEGSEEAGDTTPTALLLAVRTRTAEGETSGFSNFAGIIPRVPPPAVTALTVEEQPDGVQLSWTFEDAADDTYAGGVPGFAIYRRDASSRGFDEPLQLVGDKQRRFKDLDATYGKRYVYSVTRVAQRRPRIESAIGAAREVAFEDRFAPPDPTGVVGLSEQGRIRLLWNAVDAPDLAGYRVYRRDTGMTEWTALTRGPVQATEYVDTGLAVGQSLDYRVTALDAIGNESAGEDVITAPVR encoded by the coding sequence ATGTCCTGTAAACCGATGCATTCGCCACGTCCCCACTTCGGCCTCGCCCTGCTCCTCGCGGCGCTGCTGCCCACGACCGGCTGCGGCAAGCAGGGCGACCCGCTGCCGCCGCTCCGCACCATTCCAGCGCCGGCGCAGGAGTTGGCGGTCCAGCAGCGAGGCTCCGAGCTGATGATCTCCTTCGAGTATCCGAACCGCACCACCTCCGGAGCGGCGCTGGCGGGGATCGACGAGATCGAGCTGTGGCAACTCGAACGAGCCGCGATCCTGCCGCCACCTCCCCCGCCACCGGCAGAAGAGACCGCCGAAGAAGAGGCACCGCAAGAGGCCGCCCCGGAGGAACCGGCGGCAGAGATTGAAGCCTCCGGAGAAGGCTCGAACGATGCCGAGGAACCGGTTCCGCCGGCAAGCGAGTCCGCCAGCGACCCGCCGGCCGAGGACCCGACGGCGCAATACCAGCTTCCTTCGGTCGAAGCGCGGGAGTTCGCCGGCGCGGCCACCCGGCGGCTGTCCCTGCGCGGCGAGGACCTGCAGGACGCCGTCGAGGGCAGCCGCATTGCGCTCCGCCTGCCGTACACGCCCTCAGTAGACGAAGGGAGCGAAGAAGCCGGCGACACGACGCCCACCGCGCTGCTGCTGGCGGTGCGCACCCGCACCGCCGAGGGCGAGACCTCGGGCTTCTCCAACTTCGCCGGCATCATTCCGCGAGTTCCGCCGCCAGCGGTCACCGCCCTGACCGTCGAAGAACAGCCGGACGGCGTGCAGTTGAGCTGGACCTTCGAGGACGCCGCCGACGACACCTACGCCGGCGGCGTTCCGGGATTCGCCATCTACCGCCGCGACGCCTCCAGCCGCGGTTTCGACGAACCGCTGCAGCTGGTCGGCGACAAGCAGCGGCGCTTCAAGGACCTCGACGCCACCTACGGCAAGCGCTACGTCTACTCGGTCACCCGGGTGGCTCAGCGCCGGCCGCGCATCGAAAGCGCCATCGGCGCGGCGCGGGAAGTGGCCTTCGAGGACCGCTTCGCGCCGCCGGATCCGACCGGCGTGGTGGGCTTGTCCGAACAAGGACGAATTCGCCTGCTGTGGAACGCGGTGGACGCCCCGGACCTCGCCGGCTACCGCGTTTACCGGCGCGATACCGGAATGACCGAGTGGACCGCGCTCACCCGCGGTCCGGTGCAGGCCACCGAGTACGTCGATACGGGTCTCGCGGTCGGCCAATCCCTCGACTACCGCGTCACCGCCCTGGACGCGATCGGCAACGAGAGCGCCGGCGAGGACGTGATCACCGCGCCGGTGCGGTAG
- the dapF gene encoding diaminopimelate epimerase, with translation MDFLKASGAGNDFVVLPEPLAAPSLEQIRAWCRRGLSLGADGLCVLRRDGDEVAMSYFNADGSEAELCLNGSRCAVRCALELGWGKGEIALRTAAGVLRGRDAGDGRIRLSAPLPEALPRPVEQSIEGTNYRGWFVTVGVPHLVLFQDRPLSDAPVAAAGPALRASPAAGPIGANIHFVRLIGEDRFEIRSYERGVEAETLACGTGVLATAAATHAAGRGGPPWEALTAGGFILGVEGEVSGARIAQWTLTGDARIVARGTLSPGAECLPEPPHWSD, from the coding sequence ATGGACTTTCTCAAGGCCTCCGGCGCCGGCAACGACTTTGTCGTGCTGCCGGAGCCGCTGGCCGCTCCTTCCCTCGAGCAGATCCGCGCCTGGTGCCGCCGAGGGCTCTCCCTCGGCGCCGATGGCCTGTGCGTGCTGCGACGCGACGGCGACGAGGTGGCGATGAGCTATTTCAATGCCGACGGCAGCGAGGCGGAGCTGTGCCTGAACGGCTCGCGCTGCGCCGTGCGTTGCGCCCTGGAACTGGGCTGGGGGAAAGGGGAAATTGCCCTGCGGACGGCCGCCGGGGTACTGCGTGGTCGCGATGCCGGGGATGGGCGTATCCGCCTCTCCGCCCCGTTACCGGAGGCACTGCCCCGACCGGTGGAACAGTCGATCGAGGGAACGAACTACCGTGGCTGGTTCGTCACCGTCGGGGTGCCCCATCTGGTGCTCTTCCAGGATCGGCCGCTGTCGGACGCCCCGGTGGCCGCAGCCGGCCCCGCCCTGCGGGCGAGCCCGGCCGCCGGGCCGATCGGCGCCAACATCCACTTCGTGCGTTTGATCGGCGAGGACCGCTTCGAGATCCGCAGCTATGAGCGCGGCGTGGAGGCGGAAACGCTGGCCTGCGGTACCGGGGTCCTGGCAACGGCGGCGGCAACCCACGCCGCCGGCCGCGGAGGGCCTCCCTGGGAAGCTCTCACCGCCGGAGGGTTCATCCTCGGAGTCGAGGGCGAGGTTTCCGGAGCTCGCATCGCCCAATGGACCCTCACCGGCGACGCCCGCATCGTCGCCCGGGGTACCCTCTCGCCGGGAGCGGAATGCCTTCCCGAGCCGCCGCACTGGTCGGACTAG